TTCTGTACATCCATGCCCTGTCCACTTCATCTGCTTCGATGGCGGCGGCGTTATGCAGCTCATGCCATACCTGGGCAGCAGGAGCCTTGATCACGACACTGCGCATGCTGTGGCCGATGTGCGTATCGCCGGCGCCTGCCGGCAGCACGACTGCGAGGATCAGCGGCAAAGCTGCGAATCCATAGACTGAGCTGCGCGGCCAGTTGGTGCGCTGACAGATCGCGCCCATGGCCAACCCACCTGCCGCCCCAATCACCATGAACAGCGGGACGATGACGATGGCGCAAATCAAGCCTTCGATCGTGACGGCCAGCGCCGCAAGGACCGCCCAGCCATTGGCGCGCGACCCAAGCCACGCGTAGTATTTCCAGCTGCGCCGCGCCTGGCGCTCCGCCACATACACGGCAACTGCGCTGATGGCCAGCGGGCCGGCATAAATAAAGGCGGCGGCCATCGCGCTCATCATTTCACCCGGCGCGTCGTTAAATAATCCTATGCGCAGGATCAGACCAGTCACGGCTCCCGCGATCACCGGATACCAGCGGCTAAACGGCCATAGGCGGGCGTCGGGATTGATTTCGGTGTCGATCATCGTCGTGCTTTCAGTTGGTCAGGTGTGATCAGGTTCCACGCGAGGCCGGCGCCTTGCAGCAAGCGCAGCATCCACCAGCCTGGGTCCCATTCACCTGGTGCCATCCCAAGCCGGGCGGATTCGGGGAAGGCGTGGTGATTGTTATGCCAGCTCTCGCCCATTGTCAGCAGGGAGACGAAGCGCAGGTTCCTGCCCTGAACGGCCGCGCCTTCGAGCGGGAAGGGCAGGGCGCCGTGATTGTGGGCGAAGTAGCCGATCAGCCAATGGCCAAGCACCCCGGCCGACACACGTGCGCACACGCCCCAGAAGACAAAGCCCCAGCCGCCCCAGGCAAAAAAGAGCAGGGCGACCGGCAGCTGCTGCAGCATCCAGGTGCGTTCCAGGAACTGGTAAAAACGATTGTTGGCAATCACGGGCTCGATGTCAATGCGCGGCGCATGGCGCAGATGCAGGTCGCAATGGAGCTGCCACCAGGCGTCACGCAGCATGCCGCTGCCGTGGCGCAGATAGTCGTGGCAGCGCGGGTGGCGCTGCGCAAAGTCGCGCAGCTCGTGCTGGCGCAGCATGCCAAGTGGTCCCGCCAGGCCCACCAGCACGCCGAGGTAGACGAACAGGTACTCCAGCCATTGCGGGCAGTCATAGCTCCCGTGGATCAGGCGGCGGTGATGGCCCAGCGAATGGCCAAACAGGAGCACCACAGCGGTGGTGACCACGAACAGGACCATAGCGCCCGCGCTGATGGTGAGGGCGCCTCCCATGACCGCCGCCAGCACCATCGACGTAATCCACACGGACTTGAGGGGCGCATAGCGCACCTCGCCTACGACAACATCGCTGGCTTGCCGGGCGTGGGCCCGATGGCGCTGGAGGTCCGCCGTCACGCGCGGTTACATCAGGCCGGAGAACAGGATGATGTCGACCATGTCCCCGGCGCTGACGTTGCCTTGCTCATCATGCAGCACCACCATGCAGTTCGCCTCGGTCATGGAGCGCAGGATGCCGGAGCCTTGCGAGCCGGTGATGCGCACGGTTTGATTGCCCCCGGCATCGGTGGACATGATGCCGCGCTGGTACTCGGTGCGGCCAGGCTTCTTGCGGATTGCCGCTGCCGACTTCACTTTCACCATCTCGACCGGTGCGTTGGCGCCCATCATGCGCAGCAGCGCGGCGCGCGCAAAAAAGTAGAACGACACCATGACCGCTACCGGGTTGCCCGGCAGGCCAAACAGGAAGGCGCTTTTGCCATCGGAGCTGATGCGGCCAAATGCCAGCGGTCGGCCGGGCCGCATGCCGATTTTCCAGAACGTGACGTCGCCCAGTTCGGCCATGATCTGGCGCGTATAGTCAGCCGCGCCAACCGACACACCGCCGGAGGTGACGATGGCGTCGGCGCTGGCGCAGGCGCTGCGAAGCGCGTCTTCCAGCGCCTGCGGTTCATCGCGCACGATGCCCATGTCGATGATCTCGCAGCCCAGGCGCGTCAGCATGCCAAACAGGGTATAGCGGTTGCTGTCGTAGACGCAGCCGGCATCGAGCGGCTCTCCGATGGAACGTAGCTCGTCACCGGTGGAGAAGAACGCCACGCGCAGGCGCCGTGTGACGGGAATGGTGGCGATGCCCAGTGACGCCAGCAGGCCCAGGTCGGCCGGGCCGATGACGCGGCCGCCTTCCAGTGCAGGGCGCCCGGCCATCAGGTCTTCGCCGGCAAAGCGGCGGTTGTCGCCGG
This region of Massilia sp. PAMC28688 genomic DNA includes:
- a CDS encoding SRPBCC domain-containing protein; the encoded protein is MIDTEINPDARLWPFSRWYPVIAGAVTGLILRIGLFNDAPGEMMSAMAAAFIYAGPLAISAVAVYVAERQARRSWKYYAWLGSRANGWAVLAALAVTIEGLICAIVIVPLFMVIGAAGGLAMGAICQRTNWPRSSVYGFAALPLILAVVLPAGAGDTHIGHSMRSVVIKAPAAQVWHELHNAAAIEADEVDRAWMYRIGVPLPESGVTRQVGETLVRDVRMGKSIHFAQVASEWRENSYVKWHYRFEPDSIPAGALDDHVKIGGHYFDVVDTIYTLTPKGDATELTISMHYRVSTQFNWYATRVADLLFNNFEKVILEFYARRAEAAFTRASSLPAPHPASAGLPRQAALPRT
- a CDS encoding acyl-CoA desaturase, giving the protein MTADLQRHRAHARQASDVVVGEVRYAPLKSVWITSMVLAAVMGGALTISAGAMVLFVVTTAVVLLFGHSLGHHRRLIHGSYDCPQWLEYLFVYLGVLVGLAGPLGMLRQHELRDFAQRHPRCHDYLRHGSGMLRDAWWQLHCDLHLRHAPRIDIEPVIANNRFYQFLERTWMLQQLPVALLFFAWGGWGFVFWGVCARVSAGVLGHWLIGYFAHNHGALPFPLEGAAVQGRNLRFVSLLTMGESWHNNHHAFPESARLGMAPGEWDPGWWMLRLLQGAGLAWNLITPDQLKARR
- the glp gene encoding gephyrin-like molybdotransferase Glp, which produces MMPLLSDVTSCLSSYDPDALPVRDAQRIINDFLEPVRETETVALLSALGRVLAQDIISPISVPAHDNSAMDGFAFRGADLDPAAPTTLAVVGTVYAGRPSNAAPQAGQCVRIMTGGVMPAGCDTVIPQEHCAAISDDSVTIRPGTLATGDNRRFAGEDLMAGRPALEGGRVIGPADLGLLASLGIATIPVTRRLRVAFFSTGDELRSIGEPLDAGCVYDSNRYTLFGMLTRLGCEIIDMGIVRDEPQALEDALRSACASADAIVTSGGVSVGAADYTRQIMAELGDVTFWKIGMRPGRPLAFGRISSDGKSAFLFGLPGNPVAVMVSFYFFARAALLRMMGANAPVEMVKVKSAAAIRKKPGRTEYQRGIMSTDAGGNQTVRITGSQGSGILRSMTEANCMVVLHDEQGNVSAGDMVDIILFSGLM